The genomic region TCGTCGAGTCCGGGCTCCTTCTTAATGACTGGCGTTTTCGAGTTATTCTTCCAGATGCCACCGTCCTCTGCGCTCTCGTCCGTTGAAAGAGGCTCGTCTGCGTCGCCGTCCACCCAAAGgctttcctcttcctttgAAGGGGTGGGAGGAATAGCTTGAGCATTTTCCGCGGCTTCTAATTCTGCTGTGGTGGCCACTATGACGCCCTCATCCTTATGCTCTCGTCGGTATATGCCCATAGGAAGTACGCTAACGGCGCGGGAATTGAGCGCCTCGATCATGGCCTCGTCTTCGCTATCAAGATCCTCTTCGGGAGTATGAACGTGGAGTTTATCCGCATTGATTCGGGCTTCGCGAGATCGTGACGCCTGAGCGAAGCCAGGTTTCGAATCCGATTTGAATCCTTTTCCACCACCTCCCccaaaaccaccaccaccacttCCTCCACCGCCGAACCAACCACCGCTTCCACGCCCGCCAGAGCCTGTGACAGTTAGAAAGCTGTAATTGAGTCCTGATATCTCGGAGGTAAGGCTTACCTGCTGCACCAGAGGAGAATGGACCGCTGGCTCCCGAAATGACTCGACCAAAACCGCCTCTGCCCATGGCATCACCACGGCTCCTTTTACTCCTGAAACGTGAACGCCCTCTCGCCTTACGCTCATCTGCTGCTCTCTCGCTCGCTTTCTGCTCCTCCTGTCGGGCAAGACTGTCTCGTGCGGCTTCATCTCGGCGAATGTTCTTGGGTCGGAAGCGACCAGCTGCAGGAGCTCTTGTCGCCCGAGTGGTAGCACCTCCACGGGTTGATGTAGCCGCTATACTCTGAGGTACTGGAGTCGCACTGCCTGGAGTATCTGCAACGGCTGGAGTGGACGAGCCGGCGTTGCTTTCGCCGGCTGCCCGTGAACTTGCTGCGGCCGCACCTCTCCGACTGCCCCGGGCCGCTGCCCTACCACGGTTCatgttgtttatattgaGGTTATAATTTACCGGCTGAGAGTCAATGTAGGCGGCGGGTAGTAATTGTCGTTATCGAAGGTTTCAGTCGCAGATGAAGCGTTC from Fusarium oxysporum Fo47 chromosome III, complete sequence harbors:
- a CDS encoding RNA polymerase III RPC4-domain-containing protein, yielding MNRGRAAARGSRRGAAAASSRAAGESNAGSSTPAVADTPGSATPVPQSIAATSTRGGATTRATRAPAAGRFRPKNIRRDEAARDSLARQEEQKASERAADERKARGRSRFRSKRSRGDAMGRGGFGRVISGASGPFSSGAAGSGGRGSGGWFGGGGSGGGGFGGGGGKGFKSDSKPGFAQASRSREARINADKLHVHTPEEDLDSEDEAMIEALNSRAVSVLPMGIYRREHKDEGVIVATTAELEAAENAQAIPPTPSKEEESLWVDGDADEPLSTDESAEDGGIWKNNSKTPVIKKEPGLDDSMDLDIEAKADAGDKDKQASETPAPQTKKPKQDPEEAMIQTDLEILANELGAVEISEGEDGKTEGPSNKDGRMYLFQFPPVLPPLKPITQPSSINKVKPEPGEGEDNVLESTPAAADTEPVDLTNDKNTTGFNVPGFEDPEQKAGFMSSLLSTGGMVGQLKVRKSGRVELDWGGSTMELNPATGMNFLTTAVIIEENDEKPRPGVIGGESIGMGKIMGRFVLAPKWDDEEDWEVSSEDLRIE